A region from the Neurospora crassa OR74A linkage group V, whole genome shotgun sequence genome encodes:
- the ccg-13 gene encoding BYS1 domain-containing protein, with translation MLFRGKSGWMGCNHLPVLDLMRWGYLYAVGTLLSAKSMRSIWKFFSVYKNPVSSPRLPPVSSISSSSPSNHTNKQISSSKDQKAKDNSLPILHQQQQHTQPNQTNFNPNQKMQLTTLLALATAAVVPAFGAVIPRAVGKATVLNHCSFPVTLWSVGSSVSAPVALAATNGTYSEEFVKDPVTGGKALKITTTSDGLYTGAPELILAYSLDGANVWYDLSSVFGDAFKGHKVTVAGKGTGSCGAIEWAEGTQPAGSQTKVCGSAGDVVLDLCAA, from the coding sequence ATGCTATTTCGAGGCAAGAGTGGGTGGATGGGATGTAATCATCTTCCCGTTTTGGATCTGATGCGGTGGGGATACCTATATGCGGTAGGAACATTGTTGTCAGCCAAGTCGATGAGGTCGATCTGGAAGTTCTTCAGTGTATATAAGAATCCAGTAAGTTCCCCGAGGTTACCTCCTGTTTcttccatctcatcatcctcaccatcaaaccacacaaacaaacaaatcTCATCCTCCAAAGACCAAAAAGCCAAAGACAACTCTTTACCTAtcctccaccaacaacaacaacacactcaaccaaaccaaaccaactTCAACCCAAACCAAAAAATGCaactcaccaccctcctcgccctcgccaccGCGGCCGTGGTCCCAGCCTTCGGCGCCGTCATTCCCAGAGCAGTCGGCAAAGCCACCGTCCTCAACCACTGCTCCTTCCCCGTGACCCTCTGGTCCGTGGGCTCCTCCGTCTCGGCGCCCGTCGCCCTCGCCGCCACCAACGGCACCTACAGCGAGGAATTCGTCAAGGACCCCGTGACGGGCGGCAAAGCGCTCAAGATCACCACCACGTCCGACGGCCTGTACACGGGCGCGCCCGAGCTCATCCTTGCGTATTCGCTGGATGGGGCCAACGTCTGGTATGATTTGAGCAGTGTCTTTGGGGACGCGTTCAAGGGACACAAGGTCACGGTGGCGGGCAAGGGCACCGGAAGCTGTGGGGCGATTGAGTGGGCGGAGGGAACGCAGCCGGCGGGAAGCCAGACCAAGGTGTGTGGGAGCGCGGGGGATGTGGTGTTGGATTTGTGTGCTGCTTGA
- the gel-3 gene encoding beta-1,3-glucanosyltransferase — translation MVTSKAAIVAGLTLAGQASAALQPIVMKGSKFFYENGTQFYIKGIAYQQDAAGAGGETTTGTFKDPLADEAACKRDVPIMAAAGTNAIRTYAIDPTADHSACMKLLDEAGIYVISDLSEPSTSINRDDPRWDITLYKRYTAVIDEMSKYSNVIGFFAGNEVSNNATNTDASAYVKAAVRDSKNYIKNNVKRWMGVGYAANDDAKIRSEMAHFFNCGNQSEAIDFWGYNIYEWCGHNTIKGSGYQDQIDFFKNYSVPVFFAEYGCNIPDGADGRIFEETTALYSDAMTDVFSGGIVYMYFEEDNDYGLVKVSGNSAKTMKNYDKLKANVLAAKPKTVELDSYKPANEPAECPDVTSNWQVTGDALPPTPNESLCECMYNSLTCVPSKDVKPTAYGELFGVVCGNDPAACAGIQGNVSTGVYGSYAMCNSLQQLGYVMDQYYKNQKYASTACDFNGQASANGAAKADPTCSAALKSAEAANKVAATATAGHGNGGVDGSSGGAAATSSSFAAPVAMKSFFTVADMAVGMYVVIAMGVGAGMVML, via the exons ATGGTTACCTCTAAAGCCGCCATTGTCGCGGGCCTCACCCTTGCGGGCCAGGCTTCCGCTGCTCTCCAGCCCATCGTCATGAAG GGCAGCAAGTTCTTCTACGAGAACGGCACCCAGTTCTACATCAAGGGTATTGCCTACCAGCAGGATGCTGCTGGCGCTGGTGGCGAGACAACCACGGGTACCTTCAAGGATCCCCTCGCCGACGAGGCCGCCTGCAAGCGTGATGTTCCCATCATGGCCGCCGCTGGCACCAACGCCATCCGTACCTACGCCATCGACCCTACTGCCGACCACAGCGCCTGCATGAAGCTCCTTGACGAGGCTGGCATCTACGTCATCAGCGATTTGTCCgagccctccacctccatcaaCCGCGACGACCCCAGGTGGGACATCACTCTCTACAAGCGCTACACCGCCGTTATCGACGAGATGAGCAAGTACAGCAACGTCATCGGTTTCTTCGCCGGTAACGAGGTTTCTAACAACGCCACCAACACCGACGCTTCTGCCTACGTCAAGGCTGCTGTCCGTGACTCCAAGAACTACATCAAGAACAACGTCAAGCGTTGGATGGGTGTTGGCTATGCCGCCAACGACGACGCTAAGATCCGTTCCGAGATGGCGCACTTCTTCAACTGCGGCAACCAGAGCGAGGCCATCGACTTCTGGGGCTACAACATCTACGAGTGGTGCGGTCACAACACCATCAAGGGCTCCGGCTACCAGGACCAGATCGACTTCTTCAAGAACTACTCGGTCCCCGTCTTCTTCGCCGAGTACGGTTGCAACATCCCCGACGGTGCCGACGGCCGTATCTTCGAGGAGACCACCGCCCTTTACTCTGATGCTATGACTGACGTCTTCTCTGGCGGTATCGTCTACATGTACTTCGAGGAGGACAACGACTATGGTCTCGTCAAGGTTTCCGGCAACAGCGCTAAGACCATGAAGAACTACGACAAGCTCAAGGCCAACGTCCTCGCCGCCAAGCCCAAGACCGTCGAACTCGATTCCTACAAGCCCGCCAACGAGCCTGCCGAGTGCCCGGATGTCACCTCCAACTGGCAGGTCACTGGCGACGCTCTCCCCCCTACTCCCAACGAGAGCCTCTGCGAGTGCATGTACAACTCCCTCACCTGCGTTCCCAGCAAGGATGTCAAGCCCACTGCCTACGGTGAGCTCTTCGGTGTCGTCTGCGGCAACGACCCCGCTGCCTGCGCTGGTATCCAGGGTAACGTCTCCACTGGTGTCTACGGCTCCTACGCCATGTGCAACTCCCTCCAGCAGCTCGGCTACGTCATGGACCAGTACTACAAGAACCAGAAGTACGCTTCCACCGCCTGCGACTTCAACGGTCAGGCCTCCGCCAACGGTGCCGCCAAGGCCGACCCTACCTGCTCTGCCGCTCTCAAGAGCGCTGAGGCTGCCAACAAGGTCGCTGCCACCGCCACTGCTGGCCACGGCAACGGTGGTGTCGATGGTTCCAGCGGCGGTGCTGCTGCCACTAGCTCCTCGTTCGCTGCCCCTGTCGCCATGAAGAGCTTCTTCACTGTTGCCGACATGGCCGTTGGTATGTACGTCGTCATCGCCATGGGCGTTGGTGCCGGCATGGTCATGCTCTAA